A window from Embleya scabrispora encodes these proteins:
- a CDS encoding ATP-binding protein codes for MPRAVLRGLRGLRVRLAAACLLVAMFAALTTAALTYREARGAMLQRAQDSTVHAVRDRVQTVAPSTPFPPDQAALERIAALVDPRTRNDHWAVAVVFRDLWATTNRDFEPSRIPTELRDTVTGRTATAFQRVHRNGRVLLAVGVPIAFSGPGRTTASGVEVYVMTPMQTQVQEEAALVRAARNGAIPAVLAALVLALIVAGGVLRPVRALQRATRRLARGRLDTRLQVKGGDELAELAQDFNHTAAALEEHDARLRRLEARARAFAADVSHELRTPLAAMTAVTDVLDEDAAAEHLDPDTAAALRLISSETGKLTRLVDDLMEISRFDARAAALHVDELDMAEAVRRCLAARGWRDAVVTRLPEGIRAEVDPRRLDVVVANLVGNALRHGAPPVEVALAAERRADGDWVVLTVADRGPGLAAETLDRVFERFFKADAARSRSSGSGLGMAITLENVRLHDGLIRAANRPDGGAEFTVELPRHARVGAEGREDG; via the coding sequence ATGCCGCGTGCGGTACTGCGCGGGCTGCGCGGCCTGCGGGTGCGGCTGGCGGCGGCCTGTCTGCTGGTGGCCATGTTCGCCGCGCTGACGACGGCCGCGCTGACCTACCGCGAGGCGCGCGGCGCGATGTTGCAGCGGGCCCAGGACTCGACGGTGCACGCGGTACGCGACCGGGTACAGACCGTCGCGCCGTCGACGCCGTTCCCGCCCGACCAGGCCGCGCTGGAGCGGATCGCCGCGCTCGTGGACCCCCGCACCCGCAACGACCACTGGGCGGTGGCGGTGGTATTCCGGGACCTGTGGGCGACGACCAATCGCGACTTCGAGCCGAGCCGGATTCCCACCGAACTGCGGGACACCGTCACCGGGCGCACCGCGACCGCCTTCCAACGGGTGCACCGCAATGGACGCGTACTGCTCGCGGTCGGTGTGCCGATCGCGTTCAGCGGTCCGGGCCGGACCACCGCCTCCGGGGTGGAGGTCTACGTGATGACCCCCATGCAGACCCAGGTACAGGAGGAGGCCGCCCTGGTCCGCGCCGCGCGCAACGGCGCCATCCCCGCGGTGCTGGCCGCGCTGGTCCTGGCGCTGATCGTCGCGGGCGGCGTGCTGCGCCCGGTCCGGGCCCTGCAGCGGGCCACCCGGCGGCTGGCCCGGGGCCGCCTGGACACCCGGCTCCAGGTCAAGGGCGGGGACGAACTCGCGGAGCTGGCCCAGGACTTCAATCACACCGCGGCGGCGTTGGAGGAACACGACGCGCGGCTGCGCAGACTGGAGGCGCGGGCCCGGGCGTTCGCCGCCGACGTCTCGCACGAACTGCGCACCCCGTTGGCCGCGATGACCGCGGTGACCGACGTACTGGACGAGGACGCCGCGGCCGAACACCTGGACCCCGACACGGCCGCGGCGCTGCGGCTGATCTCCTCCGAGACCGGCAAGCTCACCCGGCTGGTCGACGACCTGATGGAGATCTCCCGCTTCGACGCGCGCGCCGCCGCGCTGCACGTGGACGAGTTGGACATGGCGGAGGCGGTCCGCCGCTGCCTGGCCGCGCGGGGATGGCGGGACGCGGTGGTGACCCGGCTGCCGGAGGGGATCCGAGCGGAGGTCGACCCGCGGCGGCTGGACGTGGTGGTGGCCAACCTGGTCGGCAACGCGTTGCGCCACGGTGCGCCGCCGGTGGAGGTGGCGCTGGCGGCCGAGCGGCGCGCCGACGGCGACTGGGTCGTACTCACCGTCGCCGACCGGGGCCCCGGACTCGCCGCGGAGACCCTGGATCGGGTCTTCGAGCGTTTCTTCAAGGCCGATGCGGCGCGCTCCCGTTCGTCCGGCAGTGGCCTGGGCATGGCGATCACGCTGGAGAACGTCCGGCTGCACGACGGACTCATCCGGGCGGCGAACCGGCCCGACGGAGGAGCGGAGTTCACGGTGGAACTGCCTCGCCATGCCCGCGTCGGCGCCGAAGGCCGGGAGGACGGATGA
- a CDS encoding RNA ligase family protein, with protein sequence MRTHYPRTPHVPWSPGAGADDIRSGDLSALRGLEVVVTEKLDGENTTLYADGLHARSLDSQHHPSRTWVKGLQGRIGARIPAGWRVCGENMFARHSIGYDTLASWFYGFSVWAGDDCLGWDESTRFLRRLGVPTPPVLWRGVFDERALRAIRLDPARQEGFVVRSVEGFPRAEFGHRVAKWVRRGHVQTDTHWMHAAVTPNGLGPNAALWDVRSGATPDLPALLRLLGRDEPDAATVELVADACARIDGLGRSGDARLTGVLAAALHTEPRAALAAEAASVLGMPAARRIADLVGLQALLRRPFPDDERPRGLARLAAAADLGVLHAVAGAVATARTGPDTTRSDAAAESERVEWSALLAADAGLTDEAPLAPLRTRARAAFADLPPDVADRCWAELRDAHAKGWTMPPEATRRHWSGDFPRLIHLIGRSGSGKSTYARRLPDVAAHIALDDLREARGARADQRANGDVLREGLDRLDAALAAGGTVVWDATSLTGPQRAAVSAIAHRRNALTTHTIVLVGEDELTARNATREHPIPPAVLAAQGRRFAPPYPGQASRTRYIGAGGTVDDVAGSLDAEEA encoded by the coding sequence ATGCGTACGCACTATCCCCGCACCCCCCATGTCCCCTGGTCCCCGGGCGCCGGCGCCGACGACATCCGCTCGGGCGACCTGTCCGCGCTCCGCGGCCTCGAGGTCGTGGTCACCGAGAAGCTGGACGGCGAGAACACCACGCTCTACGCCGACGGGCTGCACGCGCGCTCGCTCGACTCGCAGCACCACCCCTCCCGCACCTGGGTCAAGGGACTCCAGGGCCGGATCGGCGCACGGATCCCGGCCGGGTGGCGGGTGTGCGGCGAGAACATGTTCGCGCGCCACTCGATCGGCTACGACACGCTGGCGAGTTGGTTCTACGGCTTCTCGGTCTGGGCCGGCGACGACTGCCTCGGCTGGGACGAGAGCACGCGCTTCCTGCGCCGCCTGGGCGTACCCACCCCGCCGGTGTTGTGGCGCGGCGTGTTCGACGAACGCGCGTTGCGCGCGATCCGGCTCGACCCCGCGCGGCAGGAGGGCTTCGTCGTACGCTCCGTCGAGGGCTTCCCCCGCGCGGAGTTCGGCCACCGGGTGGCCAAGTGGGTGCGTCGCGGCCACGTGCAGACCGATACGCACTGGATGCACGCCGCCGTGACCCCCAACGGCCTCGGCCCCAACGCCGCGCTCTGGGACGTCCGTTCCGGCGCCACGCCCGACCTGCCCGCCCTGCTCCGCCTGCTGGGACGGGACGAACCCGATGCCGCGACCGTCGAGTTGGTGGCCGACGCGTGCGCCCGGATCGACGGCCTGGGCCGCTCCGGCGACGCCCGACTGACCGGCGTACTCGCCGCCGCCCTGCACACCGAACCCCGCGCCGCGCTCGCCGCCGAGGCGGCATCGGTGCTCGGCATGCCCGCGGCCCGCCGGATCGCCGACCTGGTCGGCCTCCAGGCCCTGCTGCGCCGCCCGTTCCCGGACGACGAACGCCCGCGCGGGTTGGCCAGGTTGGCGGCCGCCGCCGACCTGGGCGTACTGCACGCGGTCGCCGGCGCCGTGGCCACCGCACGCACCGGCCCCGACACCACCCGCTCGGACGCCGCCGCGGAATCCGAGCGGGTGGAGTGGTCGGCCCTGCTCGCCGCCGACGCCGGCCTCACCGACGAGGCTCCTCTGGCGCCGCTGCGTACCCGGGCCCGTGCCGCTTTCGCCGACCTGCCGCCGGACGTGGCCGACCGCTGCTGGGCCGAGCTGCGCGACGCCCACGCCAAGGGCTGGACCATGCCGCCCGAGGCGACCCGCCGGCACTGGTCCGGGGACTTCCCCCGGCTGATACACCTGATCGGCCGCTCGGGCAGCGGCAAGAGCACCTACGCCCGCCGACTCCCCGACGTCGCCGCCCACATCGCCCTCGACGACCTGCGCGAGGCCCGCGGCGCCCGGGCCGACCAGCGGGCCAACGGCGACGTGTTGCGCGAGGGCCTGGATCGCCTCGACGCCGCGCTCGCCGCCGGCGGTACGGTGGTCTGGGACGCCACCTCGCTCACCGGCCCACAACGGGCCGCGGTGTCCGCCATCGCGCACCGCCGCAACGCGCTGACCACACACACGATCGTGCTGGTCGGCGAGGACGAGCTGACCGCTCGCAACGCCACGCGCGAACACCCGATCCCGCCGGCCGTACTCGCCGCGCAGGGACGCCGGTTCGCCCCGCCCTACCCCGGACAGGCGAGCCGGACCCGGTACATCGGTGCGGGCGGCACCGTCGACGACGTCGCCGGCTCCCTGGATGCGGAGGAGGCGTAA
- a CDS encoding acyl-CoA dehydrogenase family protein, translating to MHVSHRDGFEGFAGDEGPAGGGVFGEAEGHAGDEGFAEVAAGLVARYWGGAAAAPTGDLDRLWEMGAGHGWFDLGREDDLAASITLARVLGRAACPLPVTAGFVAARLFAEHVGLATAIGDGGIRVATALPGDPGMPGAGCLVEAGDVVGHVLHLPPGGGPMGLYRIEAVDPVEDVAAPGWTRARLGSALACLELSAADADRAVTVLRLGWAARALGAAERAAGSALAHARVRTRAGEPVGAFAAMRQRADRMELEAGDLLIADAVRRYAEGADDWAIAAELAVAQIRRVAPRVRFGAHHEPAVAGCSDEHETPWLFHRVRADLACLRAFAAPGGDAADRLLEEAPDAAAHGTGVRPSALPDPWLGPDGEAVREACRKVAARRWGATTPDSASGSEGSPDAEPEPEPEPESEREDGRFLAASVGGDGVDDPVVVAEAAGLGWFALGWSGEGSGTAAERFALRQEVCRHRLPILDALTTATVFGPAIARYGSTEQRARLLPALREGTMRIALGYRWSEADFDPAAVRASAVRTGAGERDDWILTGARIWTADAHRADRMWLVARTDADVESARAGLTVFLVPTDAPGVVLRPHRTPAGESGCIVLLDEVRVSDSARIGAVGGGWAPVAETFAAEPILLGDVAATLHRRLTDVIALLRAGAGPRPAAGARGSAARAALAELAVRTQAVRLLATAAAVPAPGGPAEHPRPHASAARVLGAELAADFGPIGLELLGPAAVLGTGAPGAPGAGGFEPELWPAPSHTPAGDTDDLRHDLHHDRPAHSFGLPARL from the coding sequence ATGCATGTGTCGCACCGGGACGGGTTCGAGGGGTTTGCCGGGGACGAGGGGCCGGCGGGGGGTGGGGTGTTCGGCGAGGCCGAGGGCCATGCCGGGGACGAGGGGTTCGCCGAGGTCGCGGCGGGGCTGGTCGCCCGGTACTGGGGAGGGGCCGCCGCCGCGCCGACGGGGGATCTGGATCGGTTGTGGGAAATGGGCGCCGGGCACGGCTGGTTCGACCTCGGGCGCGAGGACGATCTCGCCGCCTCGATCACGCTGGCCCGGGTGCTCGGTCGGGCCGCGTGTCCGTTGCCGGTGACGGCGGGATTCGTCGCGGCACGGTTGTTCGCCGAACATGTCGGGCTGGCCACGGCGATCGGGGACGGCGGCATTCGGGTGGCGACGGCGTTGCCGGGTGATCCGGGGATGCCGGGGGCCGGTTGCCTGGTCGAGGCGGGCGACGTGGTCGGCCACGTTCTGCACCTGCCGCCCGGCGGGGGGCCGATGGGGCTGTATCGGATCGAGGCGGTCGACCCGGTCGAGGACGTGGCGGCGCCGGGGTGGACCCGGGCCCGCCTCGGCTCGGCGCTGGCCTGCCTCGAACTCTCCGCCGCCGACGCCGATCGCGCGGTGACGGTGCTGCGGCTCGGCTGGGCCGCCCGGGCGCTCGGCGCCGCGGAACGGGCGGCGGGGTCGGCGCTCGCGCACGCCAGGGTGCGTACGCGGGCCGGCGAGCCGGTGGGCGCGTTCGCCGCGATGCGGCAGCGGGCCGATCGGATGGAACTGGAGGCGGGCGATCTGCTGATCGCCGATGCGGTGCGGCGCTATGCGGAGGGGGCGGACGATTGGGCGATCGCGGCCGAACTGGCCGTCGCGCAGATCCGGCGGGTCGCGCCGCGTGTGCGGTTCGGCGCGCACCATGAGCCTGCCGTGGCCGGCTGCTCCGACGAACACGAGACGCCGTGGTTGTTCCATCGCGTACGGGCCGACCTGGCCTGCCTGCGCGCATTCGCGGCACCCGGCGGGGACGCGGCGGATCGGCTGCTGGAGGAGGCCCCGGACGCCGCCGCGCACGGGACCGGTGTGCGCCCGTCCGCCCTGCCCGACCCGTGGCTGGGCCCTGACGGCGAGGCCGTGCGAGAGGCGTGCCGAAAGGTGGCGGCGAGGCGGTGGGGAGCGACGACGCCGGATTCGGCGTCGGGGTCGGAGGGGTCGCCGGACGCCGAGCCGGAGCCGGAGCCGGAGCCGGAATCGGAGCGGGAGGATGGCCGTTTCCTCGCTGCCTCGGTGGGTGGTGACGGCGTCGATGATCCCGTGGTCGTGGCCGAGGCCGCCGGGCTCGGGTGGTTTGCGCTCGGGTGGTCGGGCGAGGGCAGCGGAACCGCCGCCGAGCGGTTCGCGCTTCGGCAGGAGGTCTGCCGGCACCGGTTGCCGATCCTGGACGCGCTGACCACCGCGACCGTGTTCGGCCCGGCGATCGCGCGGTACGGCTCGACGGAGCAGCGGGCGCGGCTGTTGCCCGCGTTGCGGGAGGGCACGATGCGGATCGCGTTGGGATACCGGTGGTCCGAGGCCGACTTCGATCCGGCCGCGGTGCGGGCGAGTGCGGTCCGTACCGGTGCCGGTGAGCGGGACGACTGGATCCTCACGGGTGCGCGGATCTGGACGGCCGACGCGCATCGCGCCGATCGGATGTGGCTGGTGGCCCGTACCGACGCCGATGTCGAGTCGGCGCGTGCCGGGCTCACCGTTTTCCTGGTGCCCACCGACGCGCCGGGCGTGGTGCTGCGACCGCATCGTACACCGGCGGGCGAGAGCGGATGCATTGTGCTGCTCGACGAGGTCCGGGTGTCGGACTCGGCCAGGATCGGTGCCGTGGGCGGTGGTTGGGCGCCGGTCGCCGAGACGTTCGCCGCCGAGCCGATCCTGCTCGGCGACGTGGCGGCCACGTTGCATCGTCGCCTGACGGACGTGATCGCACTGCTGCGTGCGGGTGCCGGGCCGCGGCCCGCGGCGGGAGCCCGTGGCTCGGCGGCCCGAGCCGCGTTGGCCGAACTGGCCGTGCGGACCCAGGCCGTGCGGCTCCTGGCCACCGCTGCGGCGGTACCCGCGCCGGGCGGCCCGGCGGAGCATCCGCGTCCGCACGCCTCGGCGGCTCGGGTGCTCGGTGCCGAACTGGCCGCCGACTTCGGCCCGATCGGCCTCGAACTCCTCGGGCCCGCGGCGGTCCTGGGCACCGGCGCCCCGGGCGCACCGGGAGCCGGAGGCTTCGAGCCGGAACTGTGGCCCGCCCCGTCCCACACCCCCGCGGGCGACACCGACGACCTGCGTCACGACCTGCACCACGACCGACCGGCCCACTCCTTCGGCCTACCGGCCCGCCTCTGA
- a CDS encoding MFS transporter, whose amino-acid sequence MGATGMVGAAGTAAGAVEVGRRRWWALAATSLAMLAVGLDGTVLSVALPRLAGDLEATASDLQWFSSSYLLFLAAAMLPMGLLGDRLGHKRVLVASLSLFALSSAGCAYATTPGWFIAARSVLGVAGAGIVVMALSALTVLFPVEERPRAVGVWSAANFLALPLGPLLGGWMLTHLWWGWVFLINVPVALVGVMVVSVLVPGAGSRARPASEAAVGGRSRPDSVGVLLSTGGLACVTLGLIRAGEYGWDDAWAWGSIGGGLVLLAAFGRYEHRLGCRPGAQPLLDLRVFASRSYTWGVVLIGIAVFANIGVLFTMPQYFQAVRGTDAMGSGARLLPIIGGLVIGAVPADRVARVLGAKVAVAVGFVLMAAGLLMGGATGAGSSTWFVASWMGLSGAGMGLAMATSTSAALSEVSEGRSGVEAAVLQAANKVGAPFGSAILGSVSLTGYRDRLRVPDLSAADLYTARSGVFGGAEVAGRVGSAPMSASVRGAFVHGMDLALLVSGGVAVLGLIVALVFMPGAGQGRRGRRGVGDRLSGSRPVGVDG is encoded by the coding sequence ATGGGCGCGACGGGAATGGTGGGCGCGGCGGGTACGGCGGCGGGGGCGGTCGAGGTCGGGCGGCGCAGGTGGTGGGCGTTGGCCGCGACGAGTCTGGCCATGTTGGCGGTCGGGCTGGATGGCACCGTGCTGAGTGTGGCCCTGCCGAGGTTGGCGGGGGATCTGGAGGCAACGGCCTCGGATCTGCAGTGGTTCTCGTCCTCGTACCTGCTGTTCCTGGCGGCGGCGATGTTGCCGATGGGCCTGCTCGGCGACCGTCTGGGACACAAGCGGGTGCTGGTCGCCTCGCTGTCGCTGTTCGCGCTGTCGTCGGCGGGGTGTGCGTACGCCACGACGCCCGGGTGGTTCATCGCGGCGCGGTCGGTCCTCGGGGTGGCCGGCGCGGGGATCGTGGTGATGGCGTTGTCGGCGTTGACGGTGTTGTTCCCGGTGGAGGAGCGGCCGAGGGCCGTGGGGGTGTGGTCGGCGGCGAACTTCCTTGCCCTGCCGCTGGGTCCGCTGCTCGGCGGGTGGATGCTGACGCATCTGTGGTGGGGATGGGTGTTCCTGATCAACGTGCCGGTCGCGTTGGTGGGCGTGATGGTGGTGTCGGTGTTGGTTCCGGGGGCGGGGTCGCGGGCGCGGCCGGCGTCCGAGGCCGCTGTGGGGGGCCGGTCGCGGCCGGATTCGGTCGGGGTGTTGTTGTCCACCGGTGGATTGGCGTGTGTGACGCTCGGGTTGATTCGGGCGGGGGAGTACGGCTGGGACGACGCGTGGGCCTGGGGCTCGATCGGCGGCGGCCTGGTGCTGCTCGCCGCGTTCGGGCGGTATGAGCATCGGCTCGGATGCCGGCCCGGCGCGCAACCCCTACTGGATCTGCGGGTGTTCGCGTCGAGGTCGTACACGTGGGGTGTGGTGCTGATCGGTATCGCGGTGTTCGCGAACATCGGGGTCTTGTTCACGATGCCGCAGTACTTCCAGGCGGTGCGGGGCACGGACGCGATGGGTTCGGGGGCGCGGTTGTTGCCGATCATCGGAGGGCTGGTGATCGGTGCGGTACCGGCGGATCGGGTGGCCCGGGTACTGGGGGCCAAGGTCGCGGTGGCGGTCGGGTTCGTGCTGATGGCGGCGGGGCTGCTGATGGGTGGGGCGACGGGCGCGGGGTCGAGCACGTGGTTCGTCGCGTCGTGGATGGGGCTGAGCGGGGCGGGGATGGGGTTGGCGATGGCGACGTCGACTTCCGCGGCGCTGTCGGAGGTGTCGGAGGGGCGCAGCGGGGTGGAGGCCGCGGTGTTGCAGGCGGCGAACAAGGTGGGTGCGCCGTTCGGTTCGGCGATCTTGGGCAGTGTGTCGTTGACCGGGTATCGGGATCGGCTGCGGGTGCCGGATCTGTCCGCCGCCGACCTGTACACCGCACGCTCCGGGGTGTTCGGCGGCGCCGAGGTCGCCGGCAGGGTCGGCTCGGCGCCGATGTCGGCCTCGGTGCGGGGGGCGTTCGTGCACGGGATGGATCTGGCCCTGCTCGTGTCGGGCGGCGTCGCGGTGCTCGGGTTGATCGTCGCGCTCGTGTTCATGCCGGGGGCGGGGCAGGGCCGGCGGGGGCGCCGCGGCGTGGGTGATCGGCTGTCGGGATCCCGACCGGTGGGTGTGGATGGGTGA
- a CDS encoding GerMN domain-containing protein, whose translation MSVRRMRTGSGRGVGRLRLPFLAAVLLAVGAGCGIPATGAIEAGQPADGIIPPADASHPSGVYVYMVDAHRVVPELRTSSGGDSPQAAIDLLLAGPTREEALVGVSTAIPAAAGPARVTVVEGGTLRVELAGASPLGETALEQVICTAATAGSRNLPGGGSGVVSVVTPVQRAENRACPTSLVGSSGGSGSALPPRRPGSGPETAEEVAPGRLPPVPPAG comes from the coding sequence ATGAGTGTGCGGCGGATGCGGACGGGGAGCGGTCGCGGGGTCGGCCGGCTGCGGCTGCCGTTTTTGGCGGCGGTGTTGCTCGCGGTCGGGGCCGGCTGCGGGATTCCGGCCACCGGCGCGATCGAGGCGGGTCAGCCCGCCGACGGCATCATTCCGCCCGCCGACGCGAGCCATCCGAGTGGGGTGTACGTGTACATGGTCGACGCCCACCGGGTCGTTCCCGAGCTGCGCACCTCGTCCGGCGGCGACAGTCCGCAGGCCGCGATCGACCTGCTGCTCGCGGGGCCGACCCGTGAGGAGGCGCTGGTGGGTGTGAGTACGGCGATCCCGGCGGCGGCCGGCCCCGCGCGGGTGACGGTGGTCGAGGGCGGCACGCTCCGGGTCGAGTTGGCCGGCGCGAGTCCGCTCGGCGAGACGGCGCTGGAGCAGGTGATCTGTACCGCCGCGACGGCCGGCAGCCGCAACCTCCCCGGGGGCGGCTCGGGCGTGGTCTCGGTGGTCACCCCCGTCCAGCGCGCCGAGAACCGGGCGTGCCCGACGTCCCTCGTCGGGAGCTCCGGCGGCTCCGGGAGCGCACTCCCGCCTCGTCGGCCCGGCTCGGGGCCGGAGACCGCCGAGGAGGTGGCCCCCGGTCGCCTTCCGCCTGTCCCGCCGGCCGGCTGA
- a CDS encoding response regulator transcription factor translates to MVRVLLIEDDPAVAEGLALGLRRQGYTAQVRHSGEEGLTGVAEFDPDLVVLDVMLPGIDGFEVCRRIRQAGTLPVIMLTARDEDMDIVVGLEAGADDYVVKPVQSRVLEARIRAVLRRADSATPAGRREVYGDLTLDRTALTVSKAGRSVPLAPSELRLLLALSAAPGRVFSRGQLLEAVWEHPFLGDSRLVDACVKRLRIKIEDAERPARYIQTVRGFGYRFGPL, encoded by the coding sequence ATGGTTCGTGTGCTCTTGATCGAAGACGACCCCGCCGTGGCCGAGGGGTTGGCCCTCGGGCTGCGCCGGCAGGGCTACACCGCCCAGGTGCGGCACAGCGGCGAGGAGGGGCTGACCGGGGTGGCCGAATTCGATCCGGACCTCGTCGTGCTGGACGTGATGCTGCCCGGCATCGACGGCTTCGAGGTGTGCCGGCGGATTCGGCAGGCCGGCACACTGCCGGTGATCATGTTGACCGCGCGCGACGAGGACATGGACATCGTGGTGGGTCTGGAAGCCGGCGCCGACGACTATGTGGTCAAGCCGGTGCAGTCCCGGGTCCTGGAGGCGCGGATCCGCGCGGTACTGCGGCGCGCCGATTCGGCCACGCCCGCCGGTCGACGGGAGGTGTACGGCGACCTGACCCTGGACCGCACCGCGCTGACCGTGTCCAAGGCCGGCCGGTCCGTCCCCCTCGCCCCCTCCGAGCTGCGACTGCTGCTGGCGCTGTCCGCCGCCCCCGGCCGGGTGTTCAGCCGGGGCCAACTGCTCGAAGCGGTCTGGGAACACCCGTTCCTGGGTGACAGCCGACTGGTGGACGCGTGCGTCAAACGGCTGCGGATCAAGATCGAGGACGCGGAGCGGCCCGCCCGATACATCCAGACCGTGCGCGGCTTCGGATATCGGTTCGGCCCGCTGTGA
- a CDS encoding D-alanyl-D-alanine carboxypeptidase family protein, with amino-acid sequence MKPHDVATPQAATPKPTQAGTHVPTALALVAGADAGAGLRVCAERRAAHAGRRRLLRGPVALVVGALLALVAGCADDAGPATRTAPVTATVAATGGDLTIQPDWPKDGQAALSVDGVRTPLTSGTAKPTPTASVAKVMTAYVFLKVKPLAAGSSGPSFTISAEEAARSADRLRRSESTTPITAGESFTQRRALEALMVVSANNIAHEIARWVDGGDAAFVARMNRTARELGMTDTTYTDPSGFDPATVSTAADQVKLFGAAMRDPGFASIAGVPSYTDSARATKPNGNSLLGRDGVVAGKTGFTTPAGANLVFAAERQLNGRKHLIIGAVMSQHRGKTAAAAISESEKLLTSLGKP; translated from the coding sequence ATGAAGCCTCACGACGTCGCCACACCGCAGGCGGCCACCCCGAAACCAACGCAGGCCGGGACCCACGTGCCCACCGCCCTCGCGCTCGTCGCGGGCGCCGACGCCGGCGCCGGCCTCCGCGTCTGCGCCGAGCGCCGCGCCGCCCACGCCGGCCGCCGACGGTTGTTGCGCGGCCCCGTCGCGCTGGTCGTCGGGGCACTGCTCGCGCTGGTCGCCGGTTGTGCGGACGATGCCGGACCGGCCACGCGTACCGCGCCGGTGACCGCGACCGTCGCCGCCACCGGCGGCGACCTCACGATCCAGCCCGATTGGCCCAAGGACGGCCAGGCGGCGCTGTCCGTGGACGGCGTACGCACCCCGCTCACCTCCGGCACCGCCAAGCCGACGCCGACCGCGAGCGTGGCCAAGGTGATGACGGCCTACGTCTTCCTCAAGGTCAAGCCGCTCGCGGCCGGCAGTTCGGGGCCGTCCTTCACCATCTCCGCCGAGGAGGCCGCCCGGTCCGCCGACCGGCTGCGTCGCTCGGAGAGCACGACCCCGATCACGGCGGGCGAGTCCTTCACCCAGCGCCGGGCCCTGGAGGCGCTGATGGTGGTGTCGGCGAACAACATCGCCCACGAGATCGCCCGCTGGGTCGACGGCGGCGATGCGGCGTTCGTGGCCCGAATGAACCGCACCGCACGAGAGTTGGGCATGACGGACACCACGTACACCGACCCCAGCGGCTTCGATCCGGCCACCGTGAGCACCGCCGCCGACCAGGTCAAGCTGTTCGGCGCGGCCATGCGCGACCCGGGATTCGCCTCGATCGCCGGCGTCCCCTCCTACACGGACTCCGCCCGAGCCACCAAGCCCAACGGGAACTCCCTCCTGGGCCGCGACGGCGTGGTCGCCGGCAAAACCGGCTTCACCACCCCCGCCGGCGCCAACCTGGTCTTCGCCGCCGAACGCCAACTCAACGGCCGCAAGCACCTGATCATCGGCGCGGTCATGTCCCAGCACCGGGGCAAGACCGCGGCCGCCGCGATCTCCGAATCCGAAAAGCTCCTCACATCGCTCGGAAAGCCGTAA